The Methanobacterium lacus genome includes a region encoding these proteins:
- a CDS encoding DUF5814 domain-containing protein — protein sequence MIILRKNKKILEMFPIGSAKGAVNTRRKPLFYGYIKLERKGDKVRPNKFIVKKDPDNENLFPPSEAIKILRKQNVYLVGDDEETEEMLESLNIPFKKTIMCRHCTFEGFITLIRRDSSYLYHREYLCKKCAEEEIKRELKAHNFDMSTFPNFKRKLEETGDLNVVLKMMDPRFNPVKHPNLTLYDKIDSKGPDAPKILIDDIKIPGELKKILKGHGKHLLPVQALTLKSGLLEGENLLVVSATASGKTLIGELGGIPNAMNGKKFIFLTPLVALANQKYRDFKKKYKQLGLKVSIRVGMSRINAKEELSIHDEKINNSDIVVGTYEGLDFLLRSGRASDIGNIGTVVVDEIHMLDDDERGPRLKGLIRRLQTLFPDLQIIGLSATIKNPQEIASEFRMKLVEYDKRPVPLERHLIFARTDHEKEDLIARLSRNEYKTVSSKGFHGQTIIFTNSRRKTHSIADYLAKRGISAAAYHAGLSYAKKSRIEKDFLKQKISAVVTTAALAAGVDFPASQVIFETLTMGNKWLSPNEFSQMLGRAGRPTYHDIGRVFLIPEIGLKYDDETEETQAVRLLESDVESIDVHYSEESLVEQVLADLCSGTADNVSYLEEAYKNDDLPMGVDAVCDLIVDHGFATSKNDSISPTSYGRAVSVSFLNYQDADYIKKRITSSKLSPVDIAIGLNPFESAYLSSRIVQKLAQALKSNVSSRLFADSTLDILSSGDAISKLEPKFQELLINLQMEFMSCRCKDRPFCTCFQDEMSMKILKYRNMKYDPADISKKLLRDYGIHAYAGDIFSWLDSLIRTLEAVRRISEAYKRFKLVKECTQIIKKIEN from the coding sequence ATGATAATTTTAAGGAAAAATAAAAAGATATTGGAAATGTTTCCAATAGGCAGTGCTAAAGGTGCTGTTAACACCCGCAGGAAACCTTTATTTTATGGTTATATTAAATTAGAGAGGAAAGGAGATAAGGTAAGGCCAAATAAATTCATCGTTAAAAAAGACCCTGATAACGAGAACCTGTTCCCCCCAAGTGAAGCAATCAAAATTTTAAGGAAACAAAATGTTTACTTGGTTGGAGACGATGAAGAAACTGAGGAAATGCTCGAATCCCTCAATATACCATTTAAGAAAACCATAATGTGCAGGCACTGTACATTTGAAGGATTCATAACACTCATCAGAAGAGATTCATCCTACCTCTACCATAGGGAGTACCTCTGCAAAAAATGTGCAGAAGAAGAAATAAAACGCGAACTCAAGGCACACAACTTTGACATGAGCACGTTTCCTAACTTCAAAAGGAAACTCGAAGAAACTGGAGACCTGAACGTAGTGCTTAAAATGATGGATCCCAGGTTCAACCCTGTTAAACATCCAAATCTCACACTCTATGATAAAATAGATTCCAAGGGCCCAGATGCACCCAAAATTTTGATAGATGACATTAAAATACCTGGCGAACTTAAAAAGATTTTAAAGGGTCATGGAAAACATTTACTCCCAGTTCAAGCCCTTACACTAAAAAGCGGACTTCTTGAAGGGGAAAATCTCCTGGTTGTATCTGCAACAGCTAGTGGAAAAACCTTGATAGGCGAACTTGGAGGAATACCCAATGCAATGAATGGAAAGAAGTTCATATTCCTCACACCACTCGTGGCACTTGCAAATCAAAAGTACAGGGACTTCAAAAAGAAGTACAAACAGTTAGGACTCAAAGTATCAATACGTGTGGGAATGAGCAGAATAAATGCCAAAGAAGAACTATCCATACACGATGAAAAAATTAACAACTCTGACATAGTTGTTGGTACCTACGAGGGATTGGATTTTCTCCTTAGATCCGGCAGGGCCTCAGATATCGGAAATATCGGCACAGTGGTTGTGGATGAAATACACATGCTGGACGACGATGAAAGGGGACCCAGATTAAAGGGATTAATACGCAGGTTACAAACCTTGTTTCCAGATCTGCAGATCATTGGTTTGTCTGCAACTATTAAGAATCCCCAGGAAATTGCATCGGAATTTCGAATGAAACTGGTGGAATACGACAAGAGACCAGTACCCCTTGAAAGACACCTGATATTTGCAAGAACTGACCATGAAAAGGAGGATCTGATTGCTAGATTATCCAGAAACGAGTACAAAACAGTTTCATCCAAGGGATTCCACGGTCAAACCATAATATTCACCAATTCAAGGAGAAAAACCCATTCAATAGCAGATTACCTGGCAAAAAGAGGAATTTCTGCAGCAGCTTATCATGCGGGTCTTTCATATGCTAAGAAGAGCAGAATTGAGAAGGATTTTTTGAAACAGAAAATTTCAGCAGTGGTTACAACAGCAGCCCTAGCTGCAGGGGTGGATTTCCCAGCTTCTCAGGTGATATTCGAAACTCTGACCATGGGAAATAAGTGGCTGAGTCCAAACGAATTTTCACAGATGCTTGGAAGGGCAGGAAGACCAACCTACCATGATATTGGGAGGGTATTTCTAATACCTGAAATTGGATTAAAATACGACGACGAAACAGAGGAAACACAAGCAGTCAGACTCTTAGAAAGTGATGTAGAATCCATCGATGTACACTACTCTGAAGAATCTTTAGTGGAACAGGTTTTAGCTGATCTTTGTTCTGGAACAGCTGATAATGTTTCTTACCTTGAAGAAGCGTATAAAAATGATGACCTGCCCATGGGTGTGGATGCAGTTTGCGATCTAATTGTTGACCATGGCTTCGCAACATCCAAGAACGACTCTATATCTCCAACATCCTACGGCCGTGCAGTTTCAGTTTCATTTCTAAACTACCAAGATGCAGATTATATAAAGAAACGGATCACATCCTCCAAACTGAGTCCGGTGGACATTGCCATAGGTTTAAATCCATTTGAAAGTGCTTATCTATCATCACGCATAGTCCAAAAACTTGCCCAAGCTTTAAAATCCAATGTATCATCCAGGCTCTTTGCAGATTCAACCCTCGATATATTGAGTTCAGGGGATGCCATCTCAAAACTCGAACCCAAATTTCAGGAACTCCTAATAAATCTGCAGATGGAGTTCATGTCCTGTAGATGTAAGGACAGACCTTTTTGCACCTGTTTCCAGGATGAAATGTCCATGAAAATATTGAAGTACCGTAACATGAAGTACGACCCTGCGGACATAAGCAAAAAACTCCTCAGGGACTATGGAATACATGCCTATGCTGGAGACATATTCTCATGGCTGGACTCATTAATAAGAACGTTAGAAGCAGTTAGAAGAATTTCAGAAGCATACAAACGTTTTAAACTGGTTAAAGAGTGTACACAGATAATCAAGAAAATAGAGAATTAG
- a CDS encoding AMP-binding protein has product MLFSEETIGDFFEKQVEKDPSRDFLVYPDRDLRFTYKQFDERVNMLAKGLLSIGVKKGDHVGIWAKNVPDWLTFMFATAKIGVVLVTMNTAYKSHELEYVLKQSDMKALAIIDGFRDVDYLKILYDLVPELRTHERGELKSERFPYLKQVIYVGQEKHRGMYNTNELMLLGKHTDDTEFLRVKKTLDNHDVINMQYTSGTTGFPKGVMLTHRNILNNGYYIGECQKFTEEDKLCLPVPLFHCFGIVLGVLAILTHRGTLVMLEEFDPLLALAAVQKESCTALYGVPTMFIAEFNHPMFEMFDLTSLRTGIMAGSPCPIEAMKKVISDMHMEDITIAYGLTEASPVFTQTSVDDSVEKRVNTVGRARPNIEVKLIDPETGETLGPGQPGEICCRGYNVMKGYYKMPDKTKEAIEEDGWLHSGDLATVDKDGYYTIVGRIKDMIIRGGENIYPREIEEFIHTMPEVQDVQVVGIPDEKYGEIVGAFVIPEKDVDLEEEDVRDYALQKIARYKVPKHVFIVEEFPLTTSGKIQKFKLRDQAVELLNEKLKKMETV; this is encoded by the coding sequence ATGCTCTTTAGTGAAGAAACCATCGGAGACTTCTTTGAAAAACAGGTAGAAAAGGATCCATCCAGGGATTTCCTAGTGTATCCCGACAGAGATCTTAGGTTTACATACAAACAGTTTGATGAACGTGTAAATATGCTTGCAAAGGGCCTTTTATCAATTGGTGTGAAAAAGGGCGATCATGTGGGTATATGGGCTAAAAATGTGCCGGACTGGTTGACATTCATGTTTGCAACAGCCAAAATAGGGGTGGTTCTTGTTACCATGAACACAGCCTACAAATCCCACGAACTGGAATACGTACTTAAACAGTCCGATATGAAGGCCCTTGCAATAATTGATGGATTCCGGGATGTGGACTACTTGAAAATACTCTACGATCTTGTACCTGAACTCAGAACCCATGAAAGGGGAGAGCTTAAGAGTGAAAGATTCCCGTATCTTAAACAGGTCATCTACGTGGGCCAGGAAAAACACAGGGGAATGTACAACACCAACGAACTCATGCTTCTAGGTAAGCACACCGATGATACTGAGTTTTTAAGGGTTAAAAAAACCCTCGACAACCATGATGTTATCAACATGCAGTACACCTCAGGAACAACAGGATTTCCCAAGGGTGTGATGTTAACCCATAGAAACATCCTAAACAACGGATACTACATTGGAGAATGTCAGAAATTTACAGAGGAAGATAAATTATGCCTGCCTGTACCGCTTTTTCACTGTTTCGGTATAGTGCTTGGAGTACTGGCAATTTTAACCCACAGGGGCACACTTGTAATGCTTGAAGAATTCGACCCATTACTTGCCCTTGCAGCGGTTCAAAAGGAAAGCTGCACAGCTTTATATGGTGTTCCAACCATGTTCATAGCAGAATTTAACCATCCAATGTTTGAAATGTTCGACCTAACTTCCCTTAGAACAGGTATAATGGCAGGATCCCCGTGTCCAATTGAAGCCATGAAAAAGGTAATATCAGACATGCACATGGAGGATATTACGATAGCCTATGGATTAACAGAAGCTTCACCAGTTTTCACCCAGACAAGTGTGGATGACTCTGTTGAAAAACGTGTGAACACAGTTGGAAGGGCACGTCCAAACATAGAGGTCAAACTAATAGACCCAGAAACCGGTGAAACACTGGGACCAGGTCAGCCAGGAGAAATTTGCTGCAGAGGCTACAACGTAATGAAGGGCTACTACAAAATGCCGGATAAAACTAAAGAAGCTATTGAAGAGGATGGTTGGCTTCACAGTGGAGATCTTGCAACCGTGGATAAAGATGGGTACTACACCATAGTTGGAAGAATAAAGGACATGATCATACGTGGTGGTGAAAACATCTACCCAAGGGAGATAGAAGAATTCATCCACACCATGCCCGAAGTACAGGATGTCCAAGTAGTTGGAATTCCCGATGAAAAATACGGAGAAATAGTCGGAGCATTTGTAATCCCCGAAAAGGATGTTGATTTGGAAGAAGAAGATGTACGGGACTACGCACTCCAAAAAATAGCTCGTTACAAGGTTCCTAAACATGTTTTTATTGTTGAGGAATTTCCACTCACAACCAGTGGAAAAATTCAAAAGTTCAAATTAAGGGACCAGGCTGTGGAACTTTTAAATGAAAAACTGAAGAAGATGGAAACTGTATAA
- a CDS encoding acyl-CoA thioesterase — protein sequence MFKTVVTPRFGDIDGLRHVNNTVLAIWFEEARNPVFRMFTPDLDLSYENWKLIMVRTEFDFVGEMYYGEDIEIRTFVEKVGNSSFTLGHEAWQRGKLNVRGKAVVVHFDFIEKKSMPIPESIRSQLEEHLLPHGTQSQE from the coding sequence ATGTTTAAAACAGTAGTAACTCCAAGATTTGGAGACATAGACGGACTTCGACATGTAAACAACACAGTTCTAGCAATATGGTTTGAAGAGGCCAGAAATCCAGTGTTCAGAATGTTCACACCTGATCTTGATTTAAGCTATGAGAACTGGAAACTCATAATGGTCAGAACAGAATTTGACTTCGTGGGTGAAATGTACTATGGTGAGGACATAGAGATACGAACATTCGTTGAAAAAGTAGGTAACAGTTCATTCACATTGGGACACGAAGCATGGCAAAGGGGTAAACTAAATGTTAGGGGAAAGGCCGTTGTTGTGCACTTCGATTTTATCGAGAAAAAATCCATGCCCATACCAGAATCCATAAGATCACAGTTGGAAGAACATTTACTGCCCCACGGAACCCAGAGTCAGGAATAG
- a CDS encoding helix-turn-helix domain-containing protein encodes MSENRVGEKIRQLRESKNISIEELAENSDLSVEMVEKLESNTVMPSLSPLLKIAKALDVRLGTFLDDAPQSGPVVVKSGKSENVMRFSGKNTDLKESTLEFYSLASGKTDRHMEPFIIDVHPPENEDYQLSSHEGEEFIYVMNGEIEVLYGKEKYLVSKGDSIYYDSVVPHDLHAYGGEAKILAIVYTPI; translated from the coding sequence ATGTCAGAAAATCGTGTAGGCGAAAAAATACGTCAATTAAGAGAAAGTAAAAATATTTCAATCGAAGAACTAGCAGAAAATTCTGATCTAAGTGTAGAAATGGTTGAAAAACTTGAAAGTAACACTGTAATGCCTTCATTATCTCCATTGTTAAAAATAGCCAAAGCACTAGATGTTAGGCTCGGAACCTTTCTGGATGATGCACCACAATCAGGACCAGTTGTAGTTAAATCAGGGAAATCAGAAAATGTTATGAGATTTTCTGGAAAAAATACAGATCTTAAGGAAAGTACCCTTGAATTCTACTCTTTAGCATCTGGAAAAACAGACAGGCACATGGAACCATTCATAATTGATGTTCACCCTCCTGAAAACGAAGACTACCAACTCTCCTCCCATGAAGGTGAAGAATTTATTTACGTTATGAATGGAGAGATTGAAGTTCTCTACGGCAAGGAAAAATATTTGGTTTCCAAGGGTGACAGTATTTATTACGATTCGGTTGTACCCCACGATCTCCACGCATACGGTGGAGAAGCCAAGATACTGGCAATTGTCTACACACCGATCTAA
- the glmS gene encoding glutamine--fructose-6-phosphate transaminase (isomerizing): MCGIVACIIKDEASTVLLECVRRLEYRGYDSVGIATLSEDLYIKKGEGKIDEVQEKIVLTDIPGNMGIAQVRWATHGLPTGKNAHPHTDCQKRIAVVHNGIIENYKEIKNSLIDEGHIFVSDTDTEVIPHLIEKYMDMGNGLEVATRMTTKDIKGSYAIAAISADEPDKIIGVRKESPLIVGVGEKEFFIASDVPAVLDHTNKIIYLNDNEMVILTADGVIVKDDEGKVLEKEIETIEWTSDMAKKGGYKHFMLKEIHEQPEVVKNTLMEYSEIEKVVQNFSDFKRVCFVACGTSYHASLVGKYLFETLLGIPTDVILSSEFIFSEPSLDSDTLVIFISQSGETADTLKALKVANKKSETLVIVNVLGSTATREANHVIYSRAGPEIGVAATKTYVSQLVCIYLLVIALSDDKKLLEEIKKVPDRMKSAIEDEEHIIEIAKKYKDATDFFFIGRGFSYPTALEGSLKLKEITYIHGEGYAAGELKHGPLALIDDDVPVLAVVPPGQSHDKTLGNIEEVKARGASVIAVGSSEDTVLRSEAHDFIGFEADITEMISPIPYVVPLQLLSYHISVERGIDPDKPKNLAKCVTVE, from the coding sequence ATGTGTGGAATTGTAGCATGTATAATTAAAGATGAAGCTAGTACTGTACTTTTAGAATGTGTACGAAGGTTAGAATACAGGGGATATGACTCTGTTGGGATAGCAACGCTTTCTGAGGATCTATACATCAAAAAGGGCGAAGGAAAAATTGATGAAGTTCAAGAAAAAATTGTTTTAACAGATATTCCTGGAAACATGGGAATAGCTCAGGTAAGATGGGCAACACACGGGCTTCCAACAGGAAAAAATGCCCATCCACATACGGACTGTCAGAAAAGAATTGCGGTGGTTCATAACGGGATCATTGAAAATTATAAGGAAATAAAGAATAGCCTCATAGATGAAGGTCACATATTTGTTTCTGATACTGACACCGAAGTTATACCTCACCTCATAGAGAAATATATGGACATGGGTAATGGTCTTGAAGTGGCAACAAGAATGACCACCAAGGATATCAAGGGGTCCTATGCAATTGCAGCCATCAGTGCAGATGAGCCAGATAAAATAATTGGAGTCAGGAAGGAGAGCCCATTAATTGTTGGGGTTGGTGAAAAGGAATTTTTCATTGCATCAGATGTTCCTGCTGTTTTAGACCACACAAATAAGATAATCTATCTAAACGATAATGAAATGGTTATACTAACTGCTGATGGAGTAATTGTCAAGGATGATGAGGGTAAAGTCCTTGAAAAGGAAATTGAAACCATAGAATGGACATCAGACATGGCTAAGAAGGGTGGTTACAAACACTTCATGCTGAAGGAAATTCATGAACAACCAGAGGTTGTAAAGAATACTCTGATGGAATATTCAGAAATAGAGAAGGTAGTTCAAAACTTTTCAGACTTCAAAAGGGTTTGTTTTGTGGCATGCGGAACTTCTTACCATGCATCTTTAGTTGGAAAGTACCTGTTTGAAACACTCCTTGGAATACCAACGGATGTTATTCTTTCATCGGAATTCATATTCTCAGAACCTTCACTGGATTCAGACACATTGGTAATATTCATAAGCCAATCCGGGGAAACTGCAGACACACTCAAGGCCCTTAAAGTGGCCAATAAAAAATCAGAAACCCTTGTGATTGTAAATGTTTTGGGAAGCACAGCAACCAGAGAAGCCAACCATGTGATATATTCCAGAGCAGGCCCTGAAATAGGTGTAGCAGCAACAAAAACCTATGTGAGCCAACTCGTATGCATCTATCTCCTTGTAATCGCATTAAGTGACGATAAAAAACTTTTAGAGGAGATTAAAAAGGTTCCAGATCGTATGAAGTCTGCAATAGAAGATGAGGAACATATCATTGAAATAGCCAAGAAGTACAAAGACGCCACCGATTTCTTCTTCATTGGAAGGGGATTTTCATACCCAACAGCACTCGAGGGTTCATTGAAACTCAAGGAAATAACCTACATCCATGGTGAGGGGTACGCCGCAGGTGAACTTAAACACGGACCATTAGCATTAATAGATGATGATGTACCTGTTCTTGCAGTTGTACCTCCGGGACAGAGTCATGATAAAACTTTAGGAAACATTGAAGAGGTTAAGGCCAGGGGAGCCAGTGTAATTGCAGTGGGATCCTCAGAGGACACCGTACTCAGATCAGAGGCTCATGATTTCATAGGATTTGAAGCAGATATAACTGAAATGATATCTCCAATACCCTACGTTGTACCGCTTCAATTATTATCTTACCACATAAGTGTTGAAAGGGGCATAGATCCTGATAAACCAAAGAACTTAGCCAAATGTGTTACAGTTGAATAA
- a CDS encoding alpha-hydroxy-acid oxidizing protein translates to MERIDKMRYICSYCNIYIYDEEKGDLETKLEPGTTLEEIPDSWLCPVCGMPKEYLKPVNNKIFEIKAKSYTETQHQTQDINYYRSIARNMLHGICGEYDVCNGKPDRMCSGQNFGGSIGFGGAGQGKTFEENYNSLQRYKLKMRVIKDHKEPEMSLSIFNKQIALPVMGSSLSGVKNSMNDSIPEETFYRGLLHGAMSSGTIGMVGNTNDVPDDLGVKTVGENHGWGIPIFKPQSQERLLELIKQAEELNVLAAGVDLEGAGSTFWKTAKKPVYRKGENDLIELVDSTELPLIFKGIMCREDAAKLLDVGAAACYVSNHGGRVLDGAQGVAEVLPEISSEVDGKIPVLADGAIRTGYDVLKILALGADVALIGRPLARLSLAGGEVPVKLYYKYVKDDLRNAMLLTGCDNLNEINMDILTGPSMN, encoded by the coding sequence ATGGAGAGAATCGATAAAATGAGATATATTTGTTCCTATTGCAATATTTACATCTACGATGAAGAAAAGGGAGACCTTGAGACTAAATTAGAGCCTGGCACAACTTTGGAGGAAATACCAGATTCATGGCTTTGCCCTGTTTGTGGAATGCCTAAAGAATATTTGAAACCTGTCAACAACAAAATTTTTGAAATCAAAGCTAAATCCTACACCGAAACCCAACATCAAACTCAGGACATCAACTACTACCGTTCCATAGCCCGGAACATGCTGCATGGAATTTGTGGAGAGTACGATGTATGCAATGGTAAACCAGATAGGATGTGCTCGGGTCAGAACTTTGGAGGTTCCATAGGATTTGGAGGTGCAGGACAGGGAAAAACCTTTGAGGAAAATTACAATTCTTTACAACGGTATAAACTGAAAATGAGGGTGATAAAGGATCATAAAGAACCTGAAATGTCTCTATCCATATTCAACAAACAGATCGCACTTCCAGTAATGGGCTCAAGTCTTTCAGGCGTTAAAAACAGTATGAATGATTCAATTCCTGAAGAAACCTTTTATAGAGGTCTTTTACATGGGGCTATGTCATCAGGCACCATTGGAATGGTTGGAAACACCAACGATGTTCCAGATGATCTTGGAGTGAAAACAGTCGGTGAAAACCATGGATGGGGCATACCCATCTTCAAACCCCAATCTCAAGAAAGATTACTGGAATTAATCAAACAGGCAGAAGAACTAAACGTCCTTGCAGCAGGGGTAGATCTTGAAGGTGCAGGCTCAACCTTCTGGAAAACTGCTAAAAAACCAGTTTACCGCAAAGGGGAGAATGATCTAATTGAACTGGTGGACTCCACAGAACTACCCCTCATATTCAAGGGCATAATGTGCAGGGAAGATGCTGCCAAACTTTTAGATGTTGGTGCTGCAGCATGCTACGTTTCAAATCATGGAGGAAGGGTTCTTGACGGTGCACAAGGAGTTGCAGAGGTACTTCCTGAAATTTCTAGTGAGGTGGATGGGAAGATACCGGTACTTGCAGACGGTGCAATAAGAACAGGTTATGATGTGCTTAAAATTTTAGCCTTGGGGGCTGATGTGGCATTGATAGGAAGACCCCTTGCAAGATTGTCATTGGCCGGAGGAGAAGTTCCAGTTAAACTATACTACAAATATGTAAAGGATGATCTTCGAAACGCAATGCTATTAACTGGATGCGACAATCTAAACGAGATAAACATGGATATTTTAACTGGACCATCGATGAATTGA
- a CDS encoding aspartate ammonia-lyase, which produces MREEEDFLGKKNLPDSAYYGIQTQRAVENFPVTGRGESKEFILAYVMLKIAAAEANMELDNLDHEQGSAIIKAAQEILGGKLLGEFRVDLFQAGAGTSFNMNVNEVIANRALEILGHSKGDYNYLNPNDHVNRSQSSNDTFPTASHVAIVMEADKLMETLHKLSSSMEDKGKSMISVPKSGRTHLMDAMPITIGDEFIAYSEAIKRALNRIKESRNNLLEIPLGGTATGNGVNTPPLYRETVIKKLSKLTSLPLLPAKNGMEALQSRSIMVAFSNSLAELAVELSRIANDLRLMGSGPTSGLNEIVLPPVQPGSSIMPGKVNPVMAECMNMICFQIMGNNSTVSLAGQAGQFELNVMTPVMISNILETLAMLNNYLPVFQEKCIEGIMANKKTIEDRTGKNPSIATLLSPKIGYSEAAKLSKEALKTDQSIKDLVVMKGLMTMKEADKFFDLDKISKNPYK; this is translated from the coding sequence ATGCGTGAAGAAGAGGATTTTCTAGGTAAAAAAAACCTGCCAGATTCTGCCTATTACGGTATACAAACACAAAGAGCCGTTGAAAATTTCCCAGTAACAGGCCGAGGGGAAAGTAAAGAGTTCATACTGGCCTATGTCATGCTTAAAATAGCAGCTGCAGAGGCAAACATGGAACTTGATAACTTAGATCATGAGCAAGGTTCAGCAATTATCAAGGCAGCTCAAGAAATTTTAGGGGGCAAATTACTGGGGGAATTTAGGGTGGATCTGTTCCAGGCCGGAGCAGGCACCTCATTTAACATGAATGTAAACGAGGTAATTGCCAACAGGGCCCTGGAAATATTGGGCCACAGTAAGGGAGATTACAACTACCTAAATCCCAACGACCATGTTAACAGATCCCAATCAAGCAACGATACATTTCCAACAGCCTCCCACGTGGCAATTGTGATGGAAGCAGATAAACTAATGGAAACACTCCACAAACTTTCCAGTTCAATGGAGGATAAGGGAAAAAGTATGATTTCTGTACCAAAATCCGGAAGAACACACCTAATGGATGCCATGCCAATAACAATTGGAGATGAATTTATAGCCTACAGTGAGGCAATCAAACGTGCATTAAACAGGATAAAAGAAAGCAGAAACAATCTCCTTGAAATACCCCTTGGGGGCACAGCAACTGGCAACGGGGTAAACACACCACCACTTTACAGGGAAACTGTGATAAAAAAATTATCCAAACTCACATCGCTACCACTCTTACCTGCAAAAAATGGGATGGAAGCTCTGCAGAGCCGGTCTATAATGGTTGCCTTTTCAAATTCCCTAGCAGAACTTGCAGTTGAACTCTCAAGAATAGCCAATGATCTCAGACTCATGGGATCGGGACCCACCTCAGGACTAAACGAAATAGTGCTGCCCCCTGTACAACCAGGATCGTCCATCATGCCAGGAAAGGTTAATCCTGTAATGGCCGAATGTATGAATATGATATGCTTCCAAATAATGGGAAACAACAGCACAGTGTCACTGGCAGGTCAGGCGGGCCAGTTCGAACTCAATGTAATGACTCCAGTCATGATATCCAACATCTTGGAAACCTTGGCCATGTTAAACAACTACCTTCCAGTGTTTCAAGAGAAATGCATCGAAGGTATCATGGCAAACAAAAAAACCATAGAAGATAGAACTGGTAAAAATCCGAGCATAGCAACACTACTATCTCCCAAAATAGGATATTCAGAAGCTGCTAAGCTATCGAAGGAAGCCCTGAAAACTGATCAATCCATAAAGGATTTGGTGGTTATGAAGGGGTTAATGACCATGAAAGAAGCTGATAAATTCTTTGATCTTGATAAAATATCCAAAAATCCCTACAAATGA
- a CDS encoding succinate dehydrogenase/fumarate reductase iron-sulfur subunit, whose product MKFKIFRFKEGMENPSYDKFEFEPPTGMTVLGALFYIQQNFDDSIAFHYSCRGAVCGTCGMLINKVPRLACRTQLEPLIHGELKVPLSPYSAIEETGAWDPEEEILIEPLPHLSVKKDLIVDMDRFFDYYQQVEPVLQPADPEPTLERLMDPEAVKELELYTNCILCALCFGSCPVDGAKPDYLGPAALAKLYRFYIDPREGKNESRLLLADKPNGWWDCEFHGNCRRVCPKDVPPLIAIAKAREKLNIIKNRKDGK is encoded by the coding sequence ATGAAGTTCAAAATTTTCAGGTTCAAAGAGGGAATGGAAAACCCAAGCTACGACAAATTTGAATTTGAACCTCCAACTGGCATGACAGTGCTTGGTGCTTTATTTTATATACAGCAAAACTTTGATGATTCCATAGCCTTCCACTACTCATGCAGAGGAGCTGTTTGTGGAACATGTGGAATGCTAATAAACAAAGTACCCAGATTGGCATGCAGAACACAGCTCGAACCCCTAATTCATGGAGAACTTAAGGTACCTCTATCACCCTACAGTGCCATTGAAGAAACTGGTGCATGGGATCCTGAAGAAGAGATTTTAATAGAACCACTGCCTCACCTGTCTGTTAAAAAGGATTTAATCGTAGACATGGACAGATTTTTTGATTACTACCAGCAAGTTGAACCAGTGCTCCAACCAGCAGATCCAGAACCCACCTTGGAACGTTTGATGGATCCTGAAGCTGTTAAGGAACTGGAACTCTACACCAACTGCATACTGTGTGCTTTATGTTTCGGATCCTGTCCTGTTGACGGTGCTAAACCTGACTACTTGGGTCCTGCTGCGCTTGCAAAACTCTACAGATTCTACATAGATCCCAGGGAGGGCAAAAATGAATCCAGGCTTCTTCTAGCAGACAAACCCAACGGATGGTGGGACTGTGAATTTCATGGTAACTGCAGAAGAGTTTGTCCAAAGGATGTACCTCCTTTGATTGCAATTGCCAAGGCAAGGGAAAAATTAAACATCATCAAAAACAGGAAGGATGGGAAGTAG